In one window of Eleutherodactylus coqui strain aEleCoq1 chromosome 10, aEleCoq1.hap1, whole genome shotgun sequence DNA:
- the MOSPD1 gene encoding motile sperm domain-containing protein 1 isoform X1, which yields MANTVQLPGDTETHGSLNHGKEHGVITELTACTRGLPSTKKTRLESPGDKKSWEGNTDTVPMQQHKRQPELVEGNLPVFVFPTELIFYADDQTTHKQVLTLYNPYEFALKFKVLCTSPNKYAVVDAAGAVKPQCCVDIVIRHKDVRASHFGVIDKFRLQVSEQSQRKALGRKEVIATLLPSAKEQQHKEEEEKRIKEHLAESVFFEQTPCQPDVRHSSSGPSLLMVFLGMVCIAALMMPTLGEMESVVPLYLHLSVNQKLVAAYVLGLITMVVLRT from the exons ATGGCGAACACTGTACAGCTTCCAGGTGATACGGAGACACATGGAAG CCTGAATCATGGAAAGGAACACGGTGTTATAACAG aaCTGACAGCATGCACTAGAGGTCTTCCAAGCACCAAGAAAACAAGACTTGAAAGTCCGGGAGACAAAAAGAGCTGGGAAGGAAATACAGATACTGTGCCAATGCAGCAACACAAACGGCAGCCAGAGTTAGTGGAAGGAAACCTTCCTGTGTTTGTCTTTCCAACTGAACTTATATTTTATGCTGATGATCAGACAACTCATAAGCAGGTGTTAACTTTGTATAACCCATATGAATTTGCCTTAAAGTTTAAAG TCCTGTGTACATCCCCAAACAAGTACGCGGTTGTTGATGCTGCTGGTGCGGTGAAACCTCAGTGCTGTGTCGATAT TGTTATCCGACACAAAGATGTCCGAGCCAGTCACTTCGGCGTTATTGACAAATTTCGCCTTCAAGTGTCCGAACAAAGTCAGAGAAAAGCGCTGGGTCGCAAAGAGGTAATAGCAACACTTCTTCCATCCGCTAAGGAGCAACAGCAcaaagaggaagaagagaagaggaTCAAGGAACATTTAGCGGAAAGTGTCTTCTTTGAGCAGACGCCTTGCCAGCCAG ACGTCAGACATTCTTCCTCAGGACCCAGTCTGCTGATGGTCTTCCTTGGCATGGTTTGCATTGCCGCACTGATGATGCCCACTTTGGGTGAAATGGAATCTGTGGTGCCTCTCTACCTCCACTTAAGTGTGAATCAGAAATTAGTGGCTGCCTACGTTTTAG GTCTTATAACAATGGTTGTTCTGCGAACATGA
- the MOSPD1 gene encoding motile sperm domain-containing protein 1 isoform X2, with translation MQQHKRQPELVEGNLPVFVFPTELIFYADDQTTHKQVLTLYNPYEFALKFKVLCTSPNKYAVVDAAGAVKPQCCVDIVIRHKDVRASHFGVIDKFRLQVSEQSQRKALGRKEVIATLLPSAKEQQHKEEEEKRIKEHLAESVFFEQTPCQPDVRHSSSGPSLLMVFLGMVCIAALMMPTLGEMESVVPLYLHLSVNQKLVAAYVLGLITMVVLRT, from the exons ATGCAGCAACACAAACGGCAGCCAGAGTTAGTGGAAGGAAACCTTCCTGTGTTTGTCTTTCCAACTGAACTTATATTTTATGCTGATGATCAGACAACTCATAAGCAGGTGTTAACTTTGTATAACCCATATGAATTTGCCTTAAAGTTTAAAG TCCTGTGTACATCCCCAAACAAGTACGCGGTTGTTGATGCTGCTGGTGCGGTGAAACCTCAGTGCTGTGTCGATAT TGTTATCCGACACAAAGATGTCCGAGCCAGTCACTTCGGCGTTATTGACAAATTTCGCCTTCAAGTGTCCGAACAAAGTCAGAGAAAAGCGCTGGGTCGCAAAGAGGTAATAGCAACACTTCTTCCATCCGCTAAGGAGCAACAGCAcaaagaggaagaagagaagaggaTCAAGGAACATTTAGCGGAAAGTGTCTTCTTTGAGCAGACGCCTTGCCAGCCAG ACGTCAGACATTCTTCCTCAGGACCCAGTCTGCTGATGGTCTTCCTTGGCATGGTTTGCATTGCCGCACTGATGATGCCCACTTTGGGTGAAATGGAATCTGTGGTGCCTCTCTACCTCCACTTAAGTGTGAATCAGAAATTAGTGGCTGCCTACGTTTTAG GTCTTATAACAATGGTTGTTCTGCGAACATGA